In Sphingobacterium sp. PCS056, the following proteins share a genomic window:
- a CDS encoding DUF4920 domain-containing protein — protein MKKLILFVALAFGFSWNSQAQQKEITPAKVGVQYGKKVDNSNAITVDKLEKSLETSAKFTGKVTGKVVEVCKKKGCYLTLERTGDKEPVMVRFTDYSYFVPTDLIGKNVVLDGYAKVKEATNEITFVADGVLVVK, from the coding sequence ATGAAAAAATTAATATTATTCGTAGCGTTAGCATTTGGCTTTTCATGGAATAGTCAAGCGCAACAAAAAGAAATTACACCTGCGAAGGTTGGTGTACAATATGGCAAAAAGGTTGATAACTCTAATGCAATTACAGTTGACAAATTGGAAAAATCGTTGGAGACATCTGCCAAATTTACGGGTAAAGTCACTGGCAAAGTTGTTGAAGTTTGCAAAAAAAAGGGCTGTTATTTGACCCTTGAGAGAACAGGAGACAAAGAGCCTGTTATGGTTCGCTTTACCGACTATAGCTATTTTGTACCCACTGACCTCATCGGAAAAAATGTAGTTTTAGATGGCTACGCAAAAGTCAAAGAAGCGACAAATGAAATCACTTTTGTTGCAGACGGCGTATTGGTCGTAAAATAA